A genomic window from Bacillus rossius redtenbacheri isolate Brsri chromosome 7, Brsri_v3, whole genome shotgun sequence includes:
- the LOC134534557 gene encoding zinc finger protein 317-like, whose translation MLVVDNSGRSTCKLCGVSLRTTYLRRHVENKHVPSEQVECVHCNKMFKSKSSLRPLGDKLRCGSRCDYCGKLFNKYALRTHIQDMHMPTVSEPCQFCHKLFRSRNSLRVHLSTFHRGSCGRNPRTVSTCSFCGITVRNNYLKTHIRDIHMGSDPVQCGTCHKLFKSKNSLNSHMFRYHRKDKN comes from the exons ATGCTTGTTGTAG ATAACTCTGGTCGTTCTACGTGCAAGCTGTGTGGCGTTTCGCTTCGCACGACCTACCTGCGCAGGCACGTGGAAAACAAGCACGTGCCCTCGGAGCAGGTGGAGTGTGTGCACTGCAACAAGATGTTCAAGTCCAAGAGCAGCCTGC GCCCGCTCGGGGACAAACTGAGGTGTGGCTCGCGGTGCGACTACTGCGGCAAGCTCTTCAACAAGTACGCGCTGCGCACGCACATCCAGGACATGCACATGCCCACGGTTTCGGAGCCGTGCCAGTTCTGCCACAAGCTGTTCCGCTCCCGGAACAGCCTGCGGGTGCACCTGTCCACCTTCCACCGGG GTTCGTGCGGCAGGAATCCTCGCACCGTCTCCACTTGCTCCTTTTGCGGCATCACGGTCCGGAACAACTACCTGAAGACCCACATCCGCGACATCCACATGGGCTCGGATCCCGTGCAGTGCGGGACGTGTCACAAGCTCTTCAAGTCCAAGAACAGCCTCAACTCGCACATGTTTCGCTACCACAGGAAGGACAAGAACTAG